A portion of the Sabethes cyaneus chromosome 3, idSabCyanKW18_F2, whole genome shotgun sequence genome contains these proteins:
- the LOC128742062 gene encoding uncharacterized protein DDB_G0271670 produces MDVDSPNSLKRCSSAPHINNLLPTAAVGVPSVMPMDEGQSQQEPPLEPIGLAQQQAPVRQSSSITSQHQPHSPQLQQLMTNTTISNPQTAGTSIHRDGPPTSFSNIFTPRARRFSASFSPLAVISNGSSSPSRSGSCTPGPRLTPRISQLRQEECADLSNSREVNHEREIHSAMQMSQSYEDLTLVTENWSFSSSTKNHDDLVNPLHVALPSIGTTYCSSPSPTSRGGLGLQYPTSSPSPTRKFVTRRSMSPCPIRPSPLSSSVKRKFDLDDNYGSCYSPPPMKKIFTSDRGSSPVCQTPSPSPICPSPDSSTASFENGSNNASSSGRITPKFFVTKLPATSLHHGCSLFGAGSSNGAAGGTVPVVNIASAVSLPLPLHADSPPPSSSSSSPMMMDCGVSSSSGHNPLESDIKLGQQSATVSSSEEVKIDCDEDITDLNIVASSTSIGTPESSEAVIENVLKSSRLLENRADSDLLDSSSNRLSTSSNTSNDNNSESSSSLCPLAFGSSTSNGSGGFLSSNIEIAET; encoded by the exons ATGGATGTGGACTCGCCCAATTCTTTAAAACGATGTTCCAGCGCGCCACACATTAACAACTTACTGCCGACAGCGGCCGTTGGTGTACCATCAGTTATGCCGATGGACGAAGGACAATCACAACAGGAACCACCATTGGAACCGATTGGTTTAGCACAGCAGCAGGCTCCGGTACGCCAAAGTAGTTCCATTACCAGCCAGCATCAACCACATTCACCGCAGCTGCAGCAATTGATGACAAATACCACTATTTCAAATCCACAAACTGCCGGCACTTCGATCCACAG GGATGGTCCGCCGACGTCTTTTTCGAACATTTTCACTCCACGAGCACGTCGGTTTTCGGCAAGTTTCAGTCCGCTGGCTGTCATTTCTAACGGCAGCTCAAGTCCTAGTCGATCCGGCAGTTGCACTCCTGGCCCACGTTTAACGCCACGAATATCTCAGCTGCGTCAAGAGGAGTGTGCGGATTTGAGCAACAGTCGTGAAGTAAACCATGAACGGGAGATTCATTCGGCGATGCAAATGTCACAGAGTTACGAAGATCTCACGCTGGTCACCGAAAATTGGTCGTTCTCATCCAGCACGAAAAATCATGATGATCTGGTGAACCCCTTGCACGTTGCACTGCCCTCAATCGGTACCACTTACTGCTCTAGTCCTTCTCCTACCAG ccgtGGCGGCTTGGGATTACAATATCCGACATCGTCACCGTCACCAACGCGAAAGTTCGTTACCCGGCGGTCTATGTCGCCGTGCCCGATTCGGCCTAGTCCTCTCAGTTCATCGGTCAAAAGAAAATTCGACCTGGATGATAACTATGGTAGTTGTTATTCGCCACCACCGATGAAAAAAATCTTTACCTCAGACAG GGGCTCATCTCCAGTGTGCCAAACACCGTCACCTTCGCCAATCTGTCCCAGCCCAGACTCGTCAACTGCGTCGTTCGAAAACGGCAGCAACAATGCGTCAAGCAGTGGCAGGATAACGCCAAAATTTTTCGTAACTAAGCTTCCAGCAACCTCACTTCACCACGGTTGTTCTCTGTTCGGCGCAGGAAGCAGCAATGGTGCTGCAGGCGGCACTGTTCCCGTGGTCAACATAGCCAGTGCTGTCAGTTTGCCGTTACCGTTGCACGCGGATTCGCCACCTCCTTCCTCCTCGTCGTCTTCACCGATGATGATGGATTGTGGTGTCAGCAGCAGTAGCGGTCACAATCCGCTCGAGTCGGATATTAAATTGGGCCAACAGAGCGCAACAGTCAGCAGTTCGGAAGAGGTTAAAATTGATTGCGATGAGGATATTACCGATTTGAATATAGTCGCCAGTAGCACGAGCATCGGAACGCCAGAGTCTTCCGAGGCTGTTATAGAAAACGTGCTAAAAAGTAGCCGTTTGCTAGAAAATAGAGCGGATTCAGACCTACTGGACAGTAGCAGTAACAGGTTAAGCACTAGTAGCAATACTAGCAATGATAACAATAGTGAAAGCAGCAGCTCTCTTTGTCCGTTGGCTTTCGGATCATCCACTAGCAATGGCAGTGGAGGTTTTCTTTCGAGCAACATTGAGATTGCGGAAACATGA